In a genomic window of Streptomyces sp. BHT-5-2:
- a CDS encoding type IIA DNA topoisomerase subunit B yields the protein MTAEMSVPSTAVLTGADRDGSNYTARHLLVLEGLEAVRKRPGMYIGSTDSRGLMHCLWEIIDNSVDEALGGYCDHIEVILHDDGSVEVQDNGRGIPVDVEPKTGLSGVEVVMTKLHAGGKFGGGSYAASGGLHGVGASVVNALSARLDVEVDRNSKTHAISFRRGVPGAFAKPGPEAPFEPANGLRKGKRIPKTKTGTRVRYWADRQIFLKDARLSLETLHARARQTAFLVPGLTLVVRDERGIDGAGKTEETFRYDGGISEFCEYLAQDKAVCDVLRLTGHGTFKETVPVLDERGHMTPTEVTRELGVDIALRWGTGYDSTIKSFVNIIATPKGGTHVAGFERSVTKTVNEVLRSSKLLRVAEDDVVKDDATEGLTAVVTVRLAEPQFEGQTKEVLGTSAASRIVAQVVSKELKAFLTSTKRDAKQQARSVLEKIVAAARTRIAARQHKEAQRRKTALESSSLPAKLADCRSDDVDRSELFIVEGDSALGTAKLARNSEFQALLPIRGKILNVQKSSVSDMLKNAECGAIIQVIGAGSGRTFDIDAARYGKVIFLADADVDGAHIRILLLTLFQRYMRPMVEQGRVFAAVPPLHRIELTNPKKGQDKYIYTYSDNELRQTLLELQRKNVRYKDSIQRYKGLGEMDADQLAETTMDPRHRTLRRINISDLEAAEKTFDLLMGNEVAPRKEFITNSAATLDRSRIDT from the coding sequence CTGTGGGAGATCATCGACAATTCCGTCGACGAGGCGCTCGGCGGCTACTGCGACCACATCGAGGTGATCCTCCACGACGACGGGTCCGTGGAGGTCCAGGACAACGGCCGCGGGATCCCTGTGGACGTCGAGCCCAAGACCGGGCTCAGCGGCGTCGAGGTCGTGATGACCAAGCTGCACGCCGGCGGAAAGTTCGGCGGTGGCTCGTACGCGGCCTCCGGCGGTCTGCACGGCGTCGGCGCCTCGGTGGTCAACGCGCTCTCCGCGCGGCTGGACGTTGAGGTCGACCGCAACAGCAAGACGCATGCGATCAGCTTCCGTCGCGGCGTCCCCGGCGCCTTCGCCAAGCCCGGCCCGGAGGCCCCGTTCGAGCCCGCCAACGGGCTGCGCAAGGGCAAGCGCATCCCCAAGACCAAGACCGGCACCAGGGTGCGCTACTGGGCCGACCGGCAGATCTTCCTCAAGGACGCCAGGCTCTCCCTGGAGACGCTGCACGCCCGCGCCCGCCAGACCGCCTTCCTGGTGCCGGGCCTGACCCTCGTCGTCCGGGACGAGCGCGGCATCGACGGCGCAGGGAAGACGGAGGAGACCTTCCGCTACGACGGCGGGATCAGCGAGTTCTGCGAGTACCTCGCGCAGGACAAGGCCGTCTGCGATGTCCTGCGGCTGACCGGCCACGGCACCTTCAAGGAGACCGTGCCCGTCCTCGACGAGCGCGGTCACATGACGCCCACCGAAGTCACCCGTGAACTGGGTGTCGACATCGCCCTCCGGTGGGGCACCGGCTACGACTCGACGATCAAGTCGTTCGTGAACATCATCGCCACCCCCAAGGGCGGCACCCATGTCGCCGGCTTCGAGCGCTCGGTGACCAAGACCGTCAACGAAGTGCTGCGGTCCAGCAAGCTGCTGCGCGTCGCCGAGGACGACGTCGTCAAGGACGACGCCACGGAGGGACTGACCGCCGTCGTCACGGTGCGGCTCGCAGAGCCGCAGTTCGAGGGCCAGACCAAGGAGGTGCTCGGTACCTCCGCCGCCTCCCGGATCGTCGCCCAGGTGGTCAGCAAGGAACTCAAGGCGTTCCTGACGTCCACCAAGAGGGACGCCAAGCAGCAGGCGCGCTCCGTACTGGAGAAGATCGTCGCCGCGGCCCGTACGCGCATCGCCGCCCGCCAGCACAAGGAGGCCCAGCGTCGGAAGACGGCACTGGAATCCTCCTCCCTGCCGGCCAAGCTCGCGGACTGCCGCAGCGACGACGTCGACCGCAGCGAGCTGTTCATCGTCGAGGGCGACTCGGCGCTGGGCACCGCCAAGCTGGCGCGGAACTCCGAGTTCCAGGCGCTGCTGCCGATCCGCGGCAAGATCCTCAACGTCCAGAAGTCGTCGGTCTCCGACATGCTCAAGAACGCCGAGTGCGGCGCCATCATCCAGGTCATAGGGGCGGGTTCGGGCCGCACGTTCGACATCGACGCGGCCCGCTACGGCAAGGTCATCTTCCTGGCCGACGCCGATGTCGACGGCGCACACATCCGGATTCTGCTGCTGACGCTCTTCCAGCGGTACATGCGGCCGATGGTCGAGCAGGGCCGGGTCTTCGCCGCCGTGCCGCCGCTGCACCGCATCGAGCTGACCAACCCCAAGAAGGGGCAGGACAAGTACATCTACACCTACTCGGACAACGAGCTGCGCCAGACGCTGCTGGAGCTTCAGCGCAAGAACGTCCGCTACAAGGACAGCATCCAGCGCTACAAGGGCCTGGGTGAGATGGACGCCGACCAGCTCGCCGAGACGACCATGGACCCGCGCCACCGCACCCTGCGCCGGATCAACATCAGCGACCTGGAGGCGGCGGAGAAGACCTTCGACCTCCTGATGGGCAACGAGGTCGCCCCCCGTAAGGAGTTCATCACCAACTCCGCGGCCACTCTGGACCGTTCGCGCATCGACACCTGA
- a CDS encoding DUF1453 domain-containing protein — protein MTGLLNIAVLVAVVAFVFARQFTAQRVSSEGRMWWLIPVVLAFLALRQPDLLDPVHRAASVVLLAATILIGLAGGAAWAWTTRLWTDEQGAIWTKGTWAAAGVWLCAMALRLGLMGVAAALGVHQNSQSTLLSVAAMLLARAGVTAWRARGLQPTYRVPVAG, from the coding sequence ATGACCGGCTTGCTCAACATCGCCGTGCTCGTCGCGGTAGTCGCGTTCGTCTTCGCGCGGCAGTTCACCGCGCAGCGCGTCTCGTCGGAGGGCAGGATGTGGTGGCTGATACCGGTTGTCCTGGCCTTCCTGGCGCTGCGGCAGCCCGACCTCCTGGACCCCGTCCATCGTGCTGCCTCCGTGGTCCTGCTGGCCGCGACGATCCTGATCGGACTGGCGGGCGGCGCGGCATGGGCGTGGACCACCCGTCTCTGGACGGACGAGCAGGGCGCGATCTGGACCAAGGGAACCTGGGCGGCGGCCGGCGTGTGGCTCTGCGCCATGGCCTTGCGCCTGGGCCTCATGGGCGTCGCCGCCGCCCTTGGTGTTCACCAGAACAGCCAGTCGACGCTGCTGTCCGTAGCCGCCATGCTGCTCGCCCGTGCCGGTGTCACCGCCTGGCGGGCCCGGGGACTGCAGCCGACGTACCGTGTTCCTGTCGCGGGCTGA
- a CDS encoding sensor histidine kinase, giving the protein MPPNALTSWPLRESLSKEGLSETRLLIGRGVRVVAVGGLLWATFGSGTFSGWGLAAAGAVLVVTVLAFRGFFRMTLERRLWPSIGLFAVLEAAAFGFFLVGARVPAIVLWCACALTAMERLPLGAAMPCSALALGGFVTVNHDNWMTTAVTAGGLALAGYVVRLDAEARGNAQRLLAQERAARSAEAETAALAERGRIAREIHDVLAHSLSAQLVHLEAVRQLIQRSSDLEADREQLLERVVACRGMAREGLDGTREALSALRGEMVPVDDFLRHLTAAEGAQLDIVGERRTLSAEAGLAVRRVAQEALTNVRKHAPGAQVRVRLEYAEGNVDLEVRDSGGRGTPGELAQSGSGYGLLGMRERAELLGGTLESAPDEEGFVVRLWVPA; this is encoded by the coding sequence GTGCCGCCGAACGCCTTGACGAGTTGGCCGCTGCGGGAGTCGCTCTCCAAGGAGGGCCTCAGCGAGACTCGTCTGCTGATCGGCCGAGGCGTCCGCGTCGTGGCGGTCGGCGGCTTGCTCTGGGCCACCTTCGGGAGCGGGACCTTCAGCGGTTGGGGACTGGCCGCCGCGGGTGCCGTGCTGGTCGTCACCGTGCTGGCGTTCCGGGGCTTCTTCCGCATGACACTGGAACGGCGTCTCTGGCCCTCCATCGGCCTGTTCGCCGTGCTGGAGGCGGCTGCCTTCGGCTTCTTCCTGGTGGGCGCCCGTGTACCGGCGATCGTCCTCTGGTGCGCCTGCGCCTTGACGGCGATGGAGCGGCTGCCTCTGGGCGCCGCGATGCCGTGCTCCGCCCTCGCACTCGGCGGCTTCGTCACGGTGAACCACGACAACTGGATGACCACCGCGGTGACTGCCGGAGGTCTGGCCCTCGCCGGCTACGTCGTGCGCCTGGATGCCGAGGCGCGCGGCAACGCACAGCGACTGCTGGCCCAGGAGCGCGCGGCCCGCAGTGCCGAGGCGGAAACCGCGGCGCTCGCCGAACGGGGCCGGATCGCCCGCGAGATCCACGATGTGCTCGCACACAGCCTCAGTGCCCAACTGGTGCATCTGGAGGCGGTTCGCCAATTGATCCAGCGCAGCAGTGATCTGGAGGCGGATCGCGAACAACTGCTGGAGCGGGTGGTGGCATGCCGTGGAATGGCGCGAGAAGGGCTTGACGGCACGCGTGAGGCTCTTTCCGCCCTGCGTGGGGAGATGGTCCCGGTCGACGACTTCCTGCGCCATCTGACGGCCGCTGAGGGCGCACAGCTGGACATCGTGGGGGAGCGGCGCACGCTGTCCGCCGAGGCGGGACTCGCGGTCCGGAGGGTTGCGCAAGAGGCGCTGACCAACGTACGCAAGCACGCCCCCGGTGCCCAGGTGCGCGTGCGGCTCGAGTACGCCGAGGGCAACGTGGATCTGGAGGTGCGCGACTCCGGTGGTCGTGGCACGCCGGGTGAGCTGGCGCAGAGCGGTTCCGGGTACGGTCTCCTCGGGATGCGGGAGCGCGCCGAACTCCTCGGCGGAACGCTGGAGTCCGCCCCCGACGAGGAGGGTTTCGTGGTGCGGTTGTGGGTGCCCGCATGA
- a CDS encoding response regulator transcription factor, with translation MTARTTRRVVVADDQTVVREGIVMLLGLLPGIEVVGSAADGDEAVRLVAELAPDVVLMDLRMPRCDGVEATRRIRAEHPGTQVVVLTTYADDDSLFPALQAGAHGYLTKDADGDEIVRAIDDVLSGEAGLSPKIQRRLLERIAEPAVSRPQPPDEPPDGLTARELEVLRLVASGQSNPEIARTLHVSTATVKTHINNLFAKAGLRDRAQAIHYAYRHGLAEPPGASAR, from the coding sequence ATGACGGCGCGTACGACGAGGCGTGTGGTCGTGGCCGACGATCAGACGGTGGTGCGTGAGGGAATCGTGATGCTGCTGGGTCTGTTGCCGGGCATCGAGGTGGTCGGTTCGGCAGCCGACGGCGACGAGGCCGTCCGCCTGGTTGCCGAACTCGCCCCCGATGTCGTCCTGATGGACCTGCGGATGCCGCGCTGTGACGGAGTCGAGGCCACACGCCGCATCCGCGCGGAGCACCCCGGCACACAGGTCGTGGTGCTCACCACGTATGCCGATGACGACTCGCTCTTTCCCGCGCTGCAGGCGGGCGCTCACGGGTATCTCACCAAGGATGCCGACGGTGACGAGATCGTCCGCGCCATCGACGACGTGCTCTCGGGTGAGGCCGGCCTGTCACCGAAGATCCAACGCCGTCTGCTGGAGCGCATCGCCGAGCCCGCCGTAAGCCGGCCGCAACCCCCCGACGAGCCGCCGGACGGGCTCACGGCAAGGGAGTTGGAGGTTCTGCGTCTTGTCGCGTCAGGGCAGAGCAATCCGGAGATCGCCCGGACACTGCACGTCTCCACGGCGACGGTGAAGACCCACATCAACAATCTCTTCGCGAAGGCGGGACTCCGGGATCGGGCCCAGGCGATCCACTACGCCTACCGTCATGGGCTCGCGGAGCCTCCTGGCGCATCGGCGCGGTGA
- a CDS encoding sucrase ferredoxin — MNRCASASLEAAEPLTGTAATARTWLLIEQAGPWGARALEDSHFDPHIGRALEASADGTGVRIALIRRPGRHADFHGTPRRRLFLAHTAPGRSWVRTTTVTDPGAALDLDFAAAGAGEHLGLWEPYTGDPVVLVCTNGKRDRCCALLGRPLAAQLAAGITETWEVTHIGGHRFSPTLFVLPYGYAYGRASAQLVEDVVEAARHGLVALDQCRGRSTWDRPAQAADLAVRELIREWRADALDVVGTDPMRPEPGDGHGRAPAGGPMADVPRSWTVTVAHADGRAWCVVVDERTDGAPSPASCGAPLGPPSRMAVASVTTLTDGAAGRPFSSAGPPF, encoded by the coding sequence GTGAACAGATGCGCCAGCGCTTCCCTCGAAGCGGCCGAACCTCTGACCGGGACGGCAGCCACCGCCCGGACCTGGCTGTTGATCGAGCAAGCCGGGCCGTGGGGAGCCAGGGCGCTGGAAGACAGCCACTTCGACCCGCACATCGGCCGGGCCCTGGAGGCCTCGGCAGACGGCACTGGCGTACGCATCGCTCTCATCCGGCGCCCCGGACGCCACGCCGATTTCCACGGCACCCCCCGGCGCCGCCTGTTCCTCGCGCACACCGCTCCCGGCCGCTCCTGGGTCCGCACCACCACCGTCACCGACCCTGGAGCCGCGCTCGACCTGGATTTCGCCGCCGCGGGAGCCGGCGAACACCTCGGTCTCTGGGAGCCGTACACCGGCGACCCTGTGGTGCTTGTGTGCACCAACGGCAAACGGGATCGCTGCTGCGCCCTCCTCGGACGACCGCTGGCCGCCCAGCTGGCTGCCGGCATCACCGAGACCTGGGAGGTGACGCACATCGGCGGTCACCGCTTCTCCCCCACTCTCTTCGTCCTCCCGTACGGCTACGCCTACGGGCGTGCCTCGGCTCAGCTCGTCGAGGATGTCGTGGAAGCGGCGCGCCATGGACTCGTCGCGCTCGACCAGTGCCGGGGCCGCTCGACGTGGGACCGGCCGGCCCAAGCCGCCGACCTGGCGGTCCGGGAGCTGATCCGGGAGTGGCGCGCGGACGCACTCGACGTCGTAGGGACCGACCCGATGCGGCCCGAACCGGGGGACGGGCACGGACGGGCGCCTGCCGGTGGTCCGATGGCTGATGTCCCTCGCAGTTGGACCGTCACCGTTGCGCACGCCGACGGGAGGGCGTGGTGTGTGGTGGTCGATGAGCGGACCGATGGTGCTCCGTCGCCCGCCAGCTGTGGTGCGCCGCTCGGTCCACCGTCGCGAATGGCGGTCGCCTCCGTCACCACGCTCACGGACGGCGCTGCTGGACGGCCCTTCTCGTCCGCTGGTCCGCCGTTCTGA
- a CDS encoding GTP-binding protein, whose product MATQQIPVVVLAGFLGSGKTTLLNHLLRAGDGTRIGAIVNDFGSIEIDAMTVAGQVDSMVSLGNGCLCCAVDTSELDTYLERLARPAARIDVIVIEASGLAEPQELIRMILASENDRIVYGGLIEVVDAAEFEDTRARHPELDRHVGIADLVVLNKADRLGDEARRGLIGTLADLAPGRPVICTAYGQIDPEMFFDRGPGGDRDAAVHQLSFEDLLREASANGAPGQGFVDDDGDHDHQGCHDCDGEHPGHLHAAYESVEFTSVEPMHPRRLMEFLDSRPGGLYRIKGFVHFDVPESRQKFMLHAVGNFLRFYPEPWQKGEERCTQLVMIGSGIDAPALRKELESCRQTAPAEADENSMWGVLRYVPSRED is encoded by the coding sequence TTGGCCACGCAACAGATCCCGGTCGTCGTGCTCGCGGGCTTCCTGGGGTCGGGCAAGACCACCCTCCTCAACCACCTGCTGCGCGCCGGTGACGGCACTCGCATCGGCGCGATCGTCAATGACTTCGGCAGCATCGAGATCGATGCCATGACGGTCGCCGGGCAGGTCGACTCGATGGTCTCGCTCGGCAACGGGTGCCTGTGCTGTGCCGTCGACACCAGCGAACTGGACACCTATCTGGAACGGCTGGCCCGCCCTGCGGCCCGTATCGACGTGATCGTCATCGAGGCCAGTGGCCTGGCCGAGCCGCAGGAGCTCATCCGCATGATCCTCGCGAGCGAGAACGACCGCATCGTCTACGGCGGGCTGATCGAGGTCGTCGACGCGGCGGAGTTCGAGGACACGCGTGCCCGGCATCCGGAGCTGGACCGGCACGTGGGGATCGCCGACCTCGTAGTGCTCAACAAGGCCGACCGCCTCGGGGACGAGGCGCGCCGGGGACTCATCGGCACGCTTGCGGACCTTGCCCCCGGCAGGCCGGTGATCTGCACGGCGTACGGGCAGATCGACCCCGAGATGTTCTTCGACCGAGGGCCGGGAGGGGACCGTGACGCGGCGGTCCACCAGTTGTCGTTCGAAGACCTGTTGCGGGAGGCTTCTGCCAACGGAGCACCGGGGCAGGGATTCGTCGACGATGACGGTGACCACGACCATCAGGGCTGCCACGACTGCGATGGCGAGCACCCCGGTCACCTCCACGCCGCCTACGAGAGCGTCGAGTTCACGTCCGTCGAGCCGATGCATCCGCGCCGCCTGATGGAGTTCCTGGACAGCCGACCCGGCGGGCTCTATCGGATCAAGGGATTCGTCCACTTCGACGTGCCGGAGAGCCGCCAGAAGTTCATGCTGCACGCGGTCGGCAACTTTCTGCGCTTCTACCCCGAGCCCTGGCAGAAGGGCGAGGAACGCTGCACACAGCTGGTGATGATCGGTAGCGGCATCGACGCTCCGGCGCTGCGCAAGGAGCTGGAGAGCTGCCGGCAGACCGCCCCGGCGGAGGCGGATGAGAACAGCATGTGGGGCGTGCTGCGATACGTGCCTTCGCGGGAGGATTAA
- a CDS encoding DNA topoisomerase (ATP-hydrolyzing) subunit A, whose translation MARRSTKTPPPDDFEERILDIDVVDEMQGSFLEYAYSVIYSRALPDARDGLKPVHRRILYQMNEMSLRPDRSYVKCARVVGEVMGKLHPHGDASIYDALVRMAQPFSMRLPLVDGHGNFGSLGNDDPPAAMRYTECRMASATSLMTESIDEDTVDFTPNYDGQEQEPVTLPAAYPNLLVNGSSGIAVGMATNMPPHNLGEVIAAARHLIKHPNADLDSLMRFVPGPDLPTGGRIVGLNGVRDAYEKGRGTFKIRATVSVENVTARRKGLVVTELPFTVGPEKVISKIKDLVGAKKLQGIADVKDLTDREHGLRLVIEVKNGFNPEAVLEQLYKLTPMEESFGINNVALVDGQPLTLGLKELLEVYVDHRFEVVRRRSEFRRTKRRDRLHLVEGLLTALVDIDEVIRLIRSSENSAQAKERLMTRFSLSDVQTQYILDTPLRRLTKFDRIELESERDRLESEIAELTRILESDAELRKLVSNELASVAKKYGTPRRTVLLESAGAPVAAVPLEVSDDPCRVLLSSTGLLARTTTAETAFDADAKRAKHDVIVSAVPATARGEVGAVTSLGRLLRLTVIDLPQLPDSATPSVAGGAPVPEFLSLEDGEQLVCLTTLDESSPGLALGTEQGVVKRVVPDYPSNKDELEVITLKEGDRIVGAAELRTGEEDLVFITDEAQLLRYPASQVRPQGRPAGGMAGIKLGQGAKVLAFAAVDPAVDAVVFTVAGSHGTLDDSVATAKLTPFDQYPRKGRATGGVRCQRFLKGEDCLTMAWAGPAPARAADAKGAPVPLPDPDPRRDGSGVALAKPVSSLAGPV comes from the coding sequence ATGGCCCGCCGCAGCACGAAGACCCCGCCTCCGGACGACTTCGAGGAGAGGATCCTCGACATCGACGTCGTCGACGAGATGCAGGGTTCCTTCCTCGAGTACGCGTATTCGGTCATCTACTCCCGCGCCCTGCCGGACGCCCGCGACGGTCTCAAGCCCGTGCACCGCCGCATCCTCTACCAGATGAACGAGATGAGCCTGCGGCCCGACCGCAGCTATGTGAAGTGCGCCCGGGTCGTCGGCGAGGTGATGGGCAAGCTCCACCCGCACGGCGACGCGTCGATCTACGACGCCCTGGTGCGCATGGCGCAGCCGTTCTCGATGCGGCTGCCCCTGGTGGACGGCCACGGCAACTTCGGTTCCCTGGGCAACGACGACCCGCCCGCCGCGATGCGGTACACCGAGTGCCGGATGGCGTCCGCGACGTCCCTGATGACGGAGTCCATCGACGAGGACACCGTCGACTTCACGCCGAACTACGACGGCCAGGAGCAGGAACCGGTCACCCTCCCCGCCGCGTATCCGAACCTCCTCGTCAACGGATCGTCCGGCATCGCCGTCGGTATGGCGACGAACATGCCGCCGCACAACCTCGGCGAAGTGATCGCCGCGGCCCGCCACCTGATCAAGCACCCGAACGCCGACCTCGACAGCCTGATGCGCTTCGTCCCGGGGCCGGACCTGCCGACGGGCGGCCGGATCGTGGGCCTGAACGGTGTACGGGACGCGTACGAGAAGGGCCGCGGCACGTTCAAGATCCGTGCCACGGTCTCGGTGGAGAACGTCACCGCCCGCCGCAAGGGCCTGGTCGTCACCGAACTCCCCTTCACGGTCGGCCCGGAGAAGGTCATCTCCAAGATCAAGGACCTGGTGGGGGCCAAGAAGCTCCAGGGCATCGCGGACGTGAAGGACCTCACCGACCGCGAGCACGGCCTGCGCCTGGTGATCGAGGTGAAGAACGGCTTCAACCCGGAGGCCGTACTGGAGCAGCTCTACAAGCTCACGCCGATGGAAGAGTCCTTCGGCATCAACAACGTCGCCCTGGTGGACGGCCAGCCGCTGACGCTCGGCCTCAAGGAACTGCTGGAGGTCTACGTCGACCACCGCTTCGAGGTGGTGCGCCGGCGCAGCGAGTTCCGCCGCACCAAGCGGCGCGACCGGCTCCACCTGGTCGAGGGGCTGCTGACGGCCCTCGTGGACATCGACGAGGTCATCCGCCTGATCCGGTCCAGCGAGAACAGCGCACAGGCCAAGGAGCGCCTGATGACCCGGTTCTCACTGAGCGACGTGCAGACGCAGTACATCCTGGACACCCCGCTGCGCCGGCTGACCAAGTTCGACCGGATCGAGCTGGAGTCGGAGCGCGACCGGCTGGAGTCCGAGATCGCGGAGCTGACCCGGATCCTGGAGTCGGACGCCGAACTGCGCAAGCTGGTCTCCAATGAGCTGGCCTCGGTCGCGAAGAAGTACGGCACGCCGCGCCGCACGGTCCTGCTGGAGTCCGCGGGCGCCCCGGTCGCCGCGGTGCCGCTGGAGGTCTCCGACGACCCGTGCCGGGTACTGCTGTCCTCCACGGGCCTGTTGGCGCGTACGACCACGGCGGAGACGGCGTTCGACGCCGACGCCAAGCGCGCCAAGCACGATGTGATCGTCTCGGCGGTGCCGGCGACGGCCCGCGGCGAGGTGGGCGCGGTGACGTCCCTCGGGCGGCTGCTGCGGCTGACGGTGATCGACCTGCCGCAGCTTCCGGACTCCGCGACGCCCAGTGTCGCCGGTGGTGCGCCGGTCCCCGAGTTCTTGAGCCTCGAGGACGGCGAGCAGCTGGTGTGCCTGACGACGCTGGACGAGTCCTCGCCAGGACTCGCGCTCGGCACGGAACAGGGCGTCGTCAAGCGGGTGGTGCCCGACTACCCGTCCAACAAGGACGAGTTGGAGGTCATCACCCTCAAGGAGGGCGACCGCATCGTGGGCGCGGCGGAGCTGCGTACCGGCGAGGAGGACCTGGTCTTCATCACCGACGAGGCGCAGCTGCTGCGGTATCCGGCGTCGCAGGTACGGCCGCAGGGGCGGCCGGCGGGCGGCATGGCGGGCATCAAACTGGGCCAGGGCGCGAAGGTGCTCGCCTTCGCGGCGGTCGATCCGGCCGTGGACGCCGTGGTGTTCACGGTCGCCGGCTCGCACGGCACGCTGGACGACTCGGTGGCGACGGCCAAGCTCACTCCGTTCGACCAGTACCCGCGCAAGGGCCGGGCCACCGGTGGCGTGCGCTGTCAGCGGTTCCTGAAAGGCGAGGACTGCCTGACGATGGCCTGGGCCGGCCCGGCGCCGGCGCGGGCCGCTGACGCCAAGGGCGCACCGGTCCCGCTGCCGGATCCGGACCCCCGCCGGGACGGCTCCGGAGTGGCACTGGCCAAGCCGGTGTCGTCACTGGCCGGTCCCGTGTAG
- a CDS encoding pitrilysin family protein, which yields MGHTATEQAGSGGLTATEHRLANGLRVVLSEDHLTPVAAVCLWYDVGSRHEVKGRTGLAHLFEHLMFQGSAQVKGNGHFELVQGAGGSLNGTTSFERTNYFETMPAHELELALWLEADRMGSLLVALDEESLENQRDVVKNERRQRYDNVPYGTAFEKLTAMAYPEGHPYHHTPIGSMADLDAASLEDARAFFRTYYAPNNAVLSIVGDIDPEQTLAWVEKYFGSIPSHDGKQPPRDGSLPETIGDQLRTVVEEDVPSRALMAAYRLPQDGSREADAADLALTILGGGESSRLYNRLVRRDRSAVAAGFGLLRLAGAPSLGWLDVKTSGGTEVPAIEAAVDEELARFAEEGPTPEEMERAQAQLEREWLDRLATVSGRADELCRFAVLFGDPQLALTAVQRVLEISPLEVQAVAKARLRPDNRAVLVYEPTANTDAAGTEEEEAAK from the coding sequence ATGGGTCACACGGCCACAGAACAAGCCGGCTCCGGCGGCCTGACAGCGACCGAGCACCGGCTGGCCAACGGCCTGCGCGTGGTGCTCTCCGAGGACCATCTGACGCCGGTGGCGGCCGTCTGCCTGTGGTACGACGTCGGCTCGCGCCACGAGGTCAAGGGCCGTACGGGCCTGGCTCACCTCTTCGAGCACCTGATGTTCCAGGGGTCCGCGCAGGTGAAGGGCAACGGCCACTTCGAGCTCGTCCAGGGCGCCGGCGGCTCGCTCAACGGGACCACCAGTTTCGAGCGCACCAACTACTTCGAGACCATGCCCGCCCATGAGCTGGAGCTCGCCCTCTGGCTGGAGGCGGACCGGATGGGCTCGCTGCTGGTCGCCCTCGACGAGGAGTCCCTGGAGAACCAGCGCGACGTCGTCAAGAACGAGCGTCGCCAGCGCTATGACAACGTCCCCTACGGCACGGCCTTCGAGAAGCTGACGGCCATGGCCTACCCCGAGGGGCACCCGTACCACCACACGCCCATCGGGTCGATGGCCGACCTCGACGCCGCCTCCCTGGAGGACGCGCGGGCCTTCTTCCGGACGTACTACGCGCCCAACAACGCGGTCCTGTCCATCGTGGGCGACATCGACCCCGAGCAGACGCTGGCCTGGGTGGAGAAGTACTTCGGTTCCATCCCGTCGCACGACGGCAAGCAGCCGCCGCGCGACGGCAGCCTGCCGGAGACCATCGGCGACCAGCTCCGCACCGTCGTCGAGGAGGACGTCCCCTCGCGGGCCCTGATGGCCGCCTACCGCCTCCCGCAGGACGGTTCCCGCGAGGCCGACGCCGCCGATCTCGCGCTCACCATCCTGGGCGGCGGCGAGTCCTCGCGCCTGTACAACCGCCTGGTGCGGCGCGACCGGAGCGCGGTCGCCGCCGGCTTCGGCCTGCTGCGGTTGGCCGGCGCGCCCTCGCTGGGCTGGCTGGACGTGAAGACGTCCGGCGGCACGGAGGTGCCCGCCATCGAGGCCGCCGTCGACGAGGAGTTGGCCCGCTTCGCCGAAGAGGGCCCGACCCCCGAGGAGATGGAGCGGGCCCAGGCCCAGTTGGAGCGCGAATGGCTGGACCGGCTCGCCACGGTCAGCGGCCGAGCCGACGAACTGTGCCGCTTCGCCGTCCTGTTCGGCGACCCGCAGCTCGCGCTGACCGCCGTCCAGCGCGTCCTGGAGATCAGCCCGCTGGAGGTGCAGGCGGTCGCCAAGGCCCGGCTGCGCCCCGACAACCGCGCCGTGCTCGTCTACGAGCCCACCGCGAACACCGACGCCGCCGGCACCGAGGAAGAGGAGGCGGCCAAGTGA